In Aspergillus nidulans FGSC A4 chromosome II, the genomic stretch GTATATCAACATTAGCTGGGCCAAGACAGCAACGCTGTAAGCCCTAGTCACGTATGGCGAGAAAAAGCCCCAGCTAGGTCATGATAGTGGTCTACACAGCCCTCTTAGGCAGGAAACGACATCAGACCTGGAGAATAGGGGAGAAGACGACAGTATGGAGCTTCAGCCTTCCGGTCTAAGGCCTGGGGAAAGGTATATAAGGAGGCATCTACCTCATTGAACACCCTCAttcttctcatcatcaactCAGATTCGAACACAACAAAACCTCAGCTCTCTTCAATCCAATTCAGATTTTATATCTATCTTTTCAACTCAACTCGCAAGCCGCCAAAATGATGTCCACCACCTTCTTCGTTTCCATGCTCGCCCTCGCCGGCAATGCCTTCGCTTCTCCTGCCCTCCAGGCCCGCGACGGCGTCCAGTGCGGTGGTGTCAACTACGCTCCCATCGGCGACGTCAagaactgcatcaactacctCAAGAGCAAGGGCACTGATAGCTGCAAAGTCGGCGATGGCAACGGTGGTTTCTGCCGGGACGGAGCTGCGGTGATCCTCGGCAGCGGAACCACTGAAACCCCTTGGTAAGCTGCTCTTCTCTAGCCGTGGTGATTTATCTAATTCATACTCTTTAGCCAAAAcgttgccgctgctgctgaggcaATCCTTGGAAGCTGCACCAATGCCGACCAATACGTTGGAGGTAAGTACTTCATTTATTCCACCACACCACTTTATGTGATGCAAGGgttaatattatattattcaGGTTCCTCCACCATCGGTGGTAACAGCAACGTTGTTGTCACTGTTAGGCACGTCAACTAAAGTGCTATAATGCAATAACTTAGGGATCCCTTACCGGTCTTCGTGATCTTTATAAAGCCATGGTTTTGTTTGACGAAGAATTGCTAGCAATGGTTGGATTGTCACTCGTTAGAATAGGGTACTTGCAAGACGCCTAGAATGTTATTACTGTTTTTGTTTGGCCCGATTTCTACAGTATCCTTTGCCACAGAATTCTCACGTAGCCAGGTATATGGATGTTCTTTCATGTAGAGCTACCCGTTAGCTTTTTTTGCACGTGCAGAGGCCATCTTTTTATTCCAAGTGCGGAGTTTAGCTGATTAGAGTGTACTCGAAACATATGGTCAAGGTAGTTGTTACCTAGCCCTAAACAAAGATACGCTTAagccctttttttttttgtcataAAACTATTACCGcgacgaagagaaagttgacaaggaggaagttgaattCTCTGTGGGTATAATGTTGGAGGACTACCCTAAAACGACATATCTAAATCAGGATTCTAGCTATACTAATGTTCAATCCTAGTGCATGGAACCATATGTTAGTCCTAAATTGAGCCGGATTATCGAGTGAGTGATCTTACATCCTTAATATTTCTACCTGTTGGTCTTACCTCGTAAATTTTCTGGACACAAGATATACTAGCAGGATTGCGCGTAAGGATCGATAACTGTCAGATCTCAATAAGGTCCCCCATGCTCTAACATGAGTTTAAATAGAGAACTCTTGctgcggaggaagaggccaagCAGGAACCTGCTATAGAATATTTGTACTCACAGACCAAACCCTAAGGATTCACCTGCAGGTACCGATTTCATGCCAGATCTCACGAAGCCAACAATCACTTTTGTGGTTCTGTAACTAGGTACATATTGGCCAATTGTTCACATCAGGTACCACAAAGACAAAGCCACAGCGACTTAATGATGAGGAGGCCATATCTCGCCTCGTTATGCACTACCAAGGCTCCACCAATCCTGTTTCTTGCAATCCAGGCACAGGCACACTATTGCAGTTTGGCCACAGTCCAGGCTAATCCAGGCTAGTCCAGGCAAGCACCAGCGGCAGCCTAATTTATCTCCACCCACGACCTCTACAAAAAGTCTCCACTACCCTGAATCCCTGGATTCGCCTTCGTCAAAAATCCCTTAAACTACAGCCTGTCATGTTTAGCTTCTTGGATATGTTTGGCGGTCCACCCCTGGAGCCCTCCAATCCGGAACCTAAAAGCGCCCTCCAAGTGTCGTGTGAGTTCGGCGATCTTGATGCCGTCAGGGCCGCAGCCTCCACCGCGGACAAAGACGATCTCAATGCGGCTCTGTGCCGAGCCTGCAGGAAAGGCCACATCGCCATCATCTTAGAGCTTCTTGAAATCCCTGGCGTCGACGTGAACGCCACATTCCAAGGCGACACTGCACTCTTCTTGGCGACCTTGAACGGCGAACCTGATGTCATTCAACTTCTACTCGAAAAGGGAGCCGATCCAGCAATCAAGTCGAGGAACAACCCAGTCGCAGATTGTCAACCAGATTCGACTCCGCTTTTTGCCCTGATGAAGCAGGCTCGCAAGCCAGACGAGGATGATACGGACCACATCGAAAGACTCAAGTGCTGTGCCTGCTTGCTACTTGAAGCCGGGTGCGACATCAACGCTGCTAACCAGCAGGGATGGACGGTACTACACTTCTGCTCCCGCGACAGTCTTAGACTTGCAGGCTTCCTTGTGGACCAAGGGGCCGATCCGAACGCGCAGGCGCACGACGGATCAACGCCTATGCATCTCTTTTGGGGCCTTCCCAAACAACCGGACACCCTAAACGCTCTCATCGGCCATGGTGCGCGCTTGGACATTGTCCGGCCGAGCGACGGAATGACCCCTCTGCATCTGTATGCAAAGCACAACATGCTTGGCGATCTTTCTCTGCTTCGCCCCTACGTCTCAGACTGGGGATTGACAGACTCTAATGGGAATACCTTACTTCATGCCGCAGTCCAGAGCCTCCGTGCCAAGGAAACCACccaggagctgctgaattTAGGCCTCGATCCGAACCACAGAAATAACGACGGGTGTACGCCGCTTCACTTGCTTGACATGCCGGCCGATTGTTTGAGGGACGTCCTCGACGTTCTATGCGCAGCCGGCGCTGACCTCGAGGCTAAAGACTACAAGGGCCGTACTCCGCTGGCTCGAGTTATGTCGCCACAGCCGAGATACAATTATGCCGAAGTGCTTGCAACATATATTGCGCAAGGTGCAAACCTGAACACACAAGACTATAATGGAAATGGCGTTTTACACTACACAGTCCGACCATATACTTTCAGCTTTGACCACTTTCAAACCTTGCTTTCCCTCGGCGCAGACCCTGGGTTGGCCAATTACAAAGGCGATACAATTTTGCACCATCTGGCCGCTAACCTTGCCACGTTCTCAGATGGGAAGGCAGTCCTTGCaatccttgatcttcttaATCGGGGCATGTCACCAACATTACGAAACCACAAAGGACGGACCCCGCTGCATTTGCTGTGTGGCCAGGTATCGCAGCACTATTTTATGCCCTCGACGGTCTCGCAGTCCTCGGCCATTGACGTACTGCTCGACGCCGGTCTAGAGCTGGGGATCAATAGTGTGGACAATGATGGTGCCGCCCCTATCCATTTTGCAGCCACTGTCTCAGAGGCACTGGTGGCTAATCTGATATCGAGGGGGGCTGTCCCTACGTCCACAACGAAAGAGGGGCTAAACCTGCTACATATAGCGTCGATAGCGCGGCAGGGCAATACAGTTGGGCTCTTACTGGAGCATTATACGTGGACTGGCCAGATAGCCCTCGTCAACGCCCGCTGCAAGATTGGACGGGCTCCGTTGCATGATGCGTGTCGCTCCGGTCGCTTGGAGACTGTCGCAATGCTGCTGCAAGCCGGAGCGGATGTCAATGCGGAGGACGCGAAGCAGAAACGGGTTCTGGATGCGTGCGCGGAGTTTACAGCTGAAGAAAAGCTCTGGGAACTGACGGAAGACAGCATGAATTTGTTCCACACTTTACAGACCGGCGGTGTCTTACGCGAACTGGAGACCAGACCGCATCAGCCGAGTACATCaaaaacgaggaagaggcgtgTTGGACTGAACGAGGTACGCTCTGAGCACGACACAGTTAGCATTGGCCCTATTGTGCGCCTGCTGGCTGCGCATGGAGCAAAACTTGATCCTGAGCGGCGATTCAGTAACAACATAATGAGCGCTGCAGTCTGGAGCGAGTCTGCAGAGATGGCCGTGGAATTGGAACGGCTGGCAGAGCAGGGAGTCTGGGACTTGCATCATCGCAAGTCTATTGAGTTTAAGTACTTGACCATGAAATGGAAGGAAGTGCCTGCActtcttgatgaggagctccGCAGCTCTGGTTACATCCTCCACTACGACCTGGTGAAGCTTATCCTGCGTGGTCTTCATGAGGAGGTTGCTCAGGCGCTGGAGAGAAACAGAGACCATGTACGGGACACCGATCAGAAAGAGCTATCCGAGTTGTTGGTTCTGTTGGCTAGACACGGTTACCATGATCTATTCGCACGCATTGGAAGCCTCATGTCAGAGCAGGGCTGGATCAACGGGGGAGAACGAACACTTGGCGGAAGGCTCATTCCCTATCTCTTTGCTGCCGCACAGCGAGAGCTGCCCAATCTTGATGTGATAAAGGTCATCGTGGAGAAGTTCCACGCTGATGTGAACCTTTTGTTCACAAACGGTCTCCAGATGGAGCCGGAGGTTCATTTTTCGTCAAAAGTTGACGCTGACCGACAATTTAAGCCAGCTGATACGATCCTCCACTACCTCGCACAGGGTGGCCATTGGTGGCATCAAGGCGCCATCAAGTATCTGCTGGAACACGGCGCCGATCCAAACGCTCGGAACAAGCAGGGCAAGACGCCCTTGTGTCTTGCAGTCACATTAGGGGATCTGGGAGGATACGGCCAACTGGAAATCGCTCGAATTCTGTTGGAAGGTGGAGCTGATCCTAACATTCCAGCGTACTGTGGCTGGAGGCCGCTCTCGATGGCAGCACACGATACCCAGCTGGTCAAACTCCTCCTCGAGCATGGAGCCCGTCCGTCGCCCAACCATCCTATGGAGCTATTCTCTGCCCTCGACTTTTTGAACCCCGCCGTGCTAGACGCGTTTCTAGACACCGGGATCGACGTTAACGCGACCGTCCTATCTAACACCCAGCCGCACTGGCATACACACCGCTTGCAGAAACTCTCGCACAGGCCGAACTATGTCCTCCACCCGCTTCACTATATGGCAATGGATGTATGGAATGACATTCACGCTCGGAGCAAAGCGATCGTGATGATACAGCACCTGTTACGCCGGGGCGCGGACCCGTTTCTGATCTGTGATAGACAGAGTCCCATCGTGCACTTAGTTTTCAGTTCGGGTGGCATCATACAGCCATTCTTGGACATGGAAACTCTGGATCTCGAACGCCGGGACGGTCTTGGTCGAACCCTGCTCCTCGCTGCTGCGTCTTGCGACACGGGCACAAACTCGTATGCGTACAGCCCGGCGCTCTTCCAACGCACAGGCAAGCGCATTAACCCGGCTCCCTATCTTGAGGGTGACCCGACACGGGCAATGACGCTGTACGAGAAGGGCGCTGATCTGACTGCCACTGATGCCTGTGGGAACAATGTTCTCCATTTGCTGGTCCAGCATGAGGATCAGCCCAACACCCGAGGACGCGCTGTTAACCCGAGCAAGAACTATTGGGTCATTGAGCATCAAAGAACTATCAGGTTATTCTTGGAGAAAGAACCGCAGCTGGCTACGCAGCGAAACAACACTGGATATACGCCATGGGACATCGCAAACAACAAGCTGCATGCCTGGGCACTGGATGTCCTTCCTGCATCTGAGGCAGTGGAGACGGGATCTCAATCATGACAATTTTTATGTAAATATTTATTGAGAGACAAGAACGTGGCGCGAACAGCGTCAACCATCTATTATACAAGCACAGCTCAGTTTCAATCCTCTTCTAAACCTTTAGATCACTGATCATCCTCGGGTcccaacttcctcctccctgccGCTTCTACATTCGCCCTCTTTTTCTCGGCCGGTTCGCTGGGGTCATTCTTGATCATTGCGTCCGCGCTCGTCTGCTCCTCTCCGGCATGCTGCTCGCTCGTCGGTCCATCCTGTGACGAAATAGGGCTCTGCACGGATCGCGTATCCGCTGTATCAGAGGATCGAGCTTCCTTGCCGCGCGACAGGTTGATAGATTGTGAGGCGCCGCTGCTGGAGACGGGGTTCTTGGCGTTGGAGCTAAAGGCTGGGTCGGCTTCTTTCGTACTCTGTGCTTTCTTGGTGCTTGCGAAGCGGAGGGGTGCTGGTCTTGTTAGGGCTTGTTTTACAGTGCAGTTGAGGGACGTACTGCCAGCGAGGCGGGTGCGGGAGAGAAGGCCGGCGGTGCGGCGGAGGGGGAGAGCTGAGATAGTCATTGTCATTCTGAACGTTATAAATTCTGAAAGTCGTCGTTAGATGTTGCAGAACCGAAAGGACTCTCTGTCAATATAAATATGGCCGCCGCATGACTTCATGACGAGGTAATAGCGGCCAGCCAATCAGGAGCGGCAGTCATAACACGTCATACTACATACACAGCGATGGATTTCCCATCCGGCTTAGGATTCAAGGCTAAGAATTCATGGCCTAGAATTCATCCTACCACAATTTGATTGTTCTAGAAGCGCTATAGACTTGGCTTTACTAGCAATAGAAGGATCGGTTGCATGAACGGCGGGATGAGCCCCTTTTCCTGCCATGGGCACGAGCCTGGCGCTTCTCTGAGACGCCCTTCGGCGGTTGGAATTGTAGAGGTGATTGCGTCGCTTTCCAGTATAGATGTTTCAAGCCAATCGCTCTCATCCGCTTTCTGGACGCGGCATGTTTAAAGAAACGATATCCCATCGCACGGCAGTTGGTTCGTTCACTTATCCCCCTTCGGCCCATCTAGAGAGCCTTTATTGGATCTGACAGCTAGATCTGGACTCGCGTTCGTGCTTCTCTTTGCACTCAACGCCCCAGTCCTCAAACTGGCTCTTCGCGCGCGTCGGAGATCCCTTTCGGTATTCATAAGCATGTTCTGCACGGTGCGCTCGCGCGCGCCGCTCTTGACTTCCTGGCAGTTAAGCAGACCGGTTAGCGACGCTTTCATCATCTGGTTGCAGCCGGCTTCGTCAAGCGTCCATCCAGTGGGCGAGGTGGTGTGCGCGTGCGCGTGTGCGTCCTCTTCAGGGACGGATGTGTGGATGTTGTACGAGACCGAGCGTttgaagttcttcagcgagcCCACAGTAGGAACTTGGTTTGTAGACGCGGACGGTTGAGGTTGTCTTTTCAGGTTGTCGGGTGAG encodes the following:
- a CDS encoding uncharacterized protein (transcript_id=CADANIAT00005244), encoding MSTTSPTSPTSSTSTSTFASSPTLSPDNLKRQPQPSASTNQVPTVGSLKNFKRSVSYNIHTSVPEEDAHAHAHTTSPTGWTLDEAGCNQMMKASLTGLLNCQEVKSGARERTVQNMLMNTERDLRRARRASLRTGALSAKRSTNASPDLAVRSNKGSLDGPKGDK
- a CDS encoding uncharacterized protein (transcript_id=CADANIAT00005243); translation: MTMTISALPLRRTAGLLSRTRLAGTPLRFASTKKAQSTKEADPAFSSNAKNPVSSSGASQSINLSRGKEARSSDTADTRSVQSPISSQDGPTSEQHAGEEQTSADAMIKNDPSEPAEKKRANVEAAGRRKLGPEDDQ
- a CDS encoding uncharacterized protein (transcript_id=CADANIAT00005241) gives rise to the protein MMSTTFFVSMLALAGNAFASPALQARDGVQCGGVNYAPIGDVKNCINYLKSKGTDSCKVGDGNGGFCRDGAAVILGSGTTETPCQNVAAAAEAILGSCTNADQYVGGSSTIGGNSNVVVTVRHVN
- a CDS encoding uncharacterized protein (transcript_id=CADANIAT00005242), yielding MFSFLDMFGGPPLEPSNPEPKSALQVSCEFGDLDAVRAAASTADKDDLNAALCRACRKGHIAIILELLEIPGVDVNATFQGDTALFLATLNGEPDVIQLLLEKGADPAIKSRNNPVADCQPDSTPLFALMKQARKPDEDDTDHIERLKCCACLLLEAGCDINAANQQGWTVLHFCSRDSLRLAGFLVDQGADPNAQAHDGSTPMHLFWGLPKQPDTLNALIGHGARLDIVRPSDGMTPLHLYAKHNMLGDLSLLRPYVSDWGLTDSNGNTLLHAAVQSLRAKETTQELLNLGLDPNHRNNDGCTPLHLLDMPADCLRDVLDVLCAAGADLEAKDYKGRTPLARVMSPQPRYNYAEVLATYIAQGANLNTQDYNGNGVLHYTVRPYTFSFDHFQTLLSLGADPGLANYKGDTILHHLAANLATFSDGKAVLAILDLLNRGMSPTLRNHKGRTPLHLLCGQVSQHYFMPSTVSQSSAIDVLLDAGLELGINSVDNDGAAPIHFAATVSEALVANLISRGAVPTSTTKEGLNLLHIASIARQGNTVGLLLEHYTWTGQIALVNARCKIGRAPLHDACRSGRLETVAMLLQAGADVNAEDAKQKRVLDACAEFTAEEKLWELTEDSMNLFHTLQTGGVLRELETRPHQPSTSKTRKRRVGLNEVRSEHDTVSIGPIVRLLAAHGAKLDPERRFSNNIMSAAVWSESAEMAVELERLAEQGVWDLHHRKSIEFKYLTMKWKEVPALLDEELRSSGYILHYDLVKLILRGLHEEVAQALERNRDHVRDTDQKELSELLVLLARHGYHDLFARIGSLMSEQGWINGGERTLGGRLIPYLFAAAQRELPNLDVIKVIVEKFHADVNLLFTNGLQMEPEVHFSSKVDADRQFKPADTILHYLAQGGHWWHQGAIKYLLEHGADPNARNKQGKTPLCLAVTLGDLGGYGQLEIARILLEGGADPNIPAYCGWRPLSMAAHDTQLVKLLLEHGARPSPNHPMELFSALDFLNPAVLDAFLDTGIDVNATVLSNTQPHWHTHRLQKLSHRPNYVLHPLHYMAMDVWNDIHARSKAIVMIQHLLRRGADPFLICDRQSPIVHLVFSSGGIIQPFLDMETLDLERRDGLGRTLLLAAASCDTGTNSYAYSPALFQRTGKRINPAPYLEGDPTRAMTLYEKGADLTATDACGNNVLHLLVQHEDQPNTRGRAVNPSKNYWVIEHQRTIRLFLEKEPQLATQRNNTGYTPWDIANNKLHAWALDVLPASEAVETGSQS